In Capsicum annuum cultivar UCD-10X-F1 chromosome 11, UCD10Xv1.1, whole genome shotgun sequence, one genomic interval encodes:
- the LOC107847581 gene encoding putative late blight resistance protein homolog R1B-23 has protein sequence MNYPIVEALQQIEDQWGLDISETSEDRIKFLKREFTFLGFFLSLQSFIDLSYMFDVIHKVQTLFQDSAADLGEISVMEDVDRATNQLQVKTQMAKLEIKSHYLYPKVNKDGIAVVSPKSVIDLIDTVVVNLGDLLKVYCSSSLLFVPEPNKEIADVFKELKLLRNFVCFVSESKYTDFFTHFLEVVSYAGMVAWLYLPSNGTGENQEMNYLPFNLLQMKIKPTDPSTHKIYIDVLLALRFEWHPIIQIEHVAGFVETLQYNLKTLPISNPNTHQIAALQEMLNLLVANLSIQDLEFHLQDIDSVLIDSGLLVYSLCDDVTLGKVTIDLPGTIQHIKILIYHIIRKEFQSNLPRIHGLGYVDFVLNNLKEFQDRYPDSLAFFKTQLQMIQTELEGLQPFLRSVAEQQYSNELQHSVALLISKSYEVEYIVDACVIKKVPEWCLELWLVDIIKDIRAQASEIQLKEMVEVGVSPYTVAADTSCKSSKLSKTSAINENIVGFGDEIETLRNQLTGRSRELDIIPIVGMPGAGKTTLAKRLYFDKLVVSHFDIRAQCHVSPAYSKRDSLLSLLAMLHIDETSLHSKETDELEDIIYRSLHSRRYLIFLDDVWDQRVWGDLKHNFPDNNNGSRILLTTRNHVVANYAKLVSEPLRLRFLTYEESWDLLKIKVFGKESCSPLLENVGQKIARKCEGLPLSVVSVAGVLSKIKKTEECWSQVAKGLGSYIGSETKAIIEQSYKHLPYHLKPCILYFGTFLEDEEINVSKLTWLWTGEGFVKDLEGESLQNIAKAYLEDLISRNLVMNAKKSSDGKVKSCRIHGLLLDFCKRKAEEEHFLLWIKRDGNDKYSSGISSQKQLAQRRLVFYCKEENLVKWSSSCTPVDSVLYREDKRIDVSSRQVSQLFHNFKFLKVLDLESIVICSFPTVLVYLRYFSAQTAHDSMTSLISNLWNLETLILKPTKGKLKLPVTIWKMVKLRHLCIDNSCFTLNGVEGLLEKLEVLSSPYLSCANDVELLSRKTPNIQELICSFVDFRQEYFPKLGFLTRLKTLEIHLAADSTVVGPYNFPPSLRNLTLSNFFLGSCHESNISRLPNLHVLKLVSIFFDNDKWEVGDGEFFKLKVLKLVKCEFFEEWKTSDYAFPGLEHLVLRECPYLKEVPSSFQNIDTLKSIKVKSCNESVERSATKIKQFPEEFGAADVSGGHWKMDGSTVQGTSSMDSFLRKYKLGKTLGIGLFGKVKIAVHNLTGHKVVVKILNRKKIRNMEEKIRREIKLLRLLMHPHIIRLYEVIERPSAIYVVMEYAKSGELFDYIVEKGRLQEDEARNFFQQIISGVEYCHRNMVVHRDLRPENLLLDSKWNLKIADFGLGNIMRDGHFLKTSCGSPNYAAPEVISGKLYAGPEVDVWSCGVILYALLCGTLPFDDENIPNLFKKIKGAIYALPNDLSAGARDLIPRMLIVDPMKRITIPEIRLHPWFQAHLPRYLAVPPPDTMQQAKKIDEEILQEVVKMGFDRNNLTESLRNRVQNEGTVAYYLLLDNHHRVSTGYLGAEFQESMEYNRINSNETVASPVGKCLPGIMDYQQAGARQFPVGRKWALGLQSGAHPREIMTEVLKALQELNACWKKIGPYNMKCRWVPSIPGHHEGMGINSMHGSRFFGDDSAIVENDDATKLINVVKFEVQLYKTREGKYLIDLQWLQGSQFLFLDLCAAFLAQLRAEPSSPLKSLK, from the exons ATGAACTACCCTATAGTTGAAGCTCTGCAGCAGATTGAAGATCAATGGGGTTTAGATATCTCTGAGACTTCAGAGGATCGAATCAAGTTCCTTAAAAGGGAGTTCACATTTCTTGGTTTCTTCCTCAGCTTGCAGAGCTTCATAGATTTATCATACATGTTTGATGTCATACACAAAGTTCAAACTCTGTTTCAAGATTCTGCCGCTGACCTCGGAGAGATCAGCGTGATGGAGGACGTTGATCGTGCTACGAATCAGTTGCAAGTCAAGACTCAGATGGCTAAGTTGGAAATCAAATCTCATTACTTATATCCAAAAGTCAACAAGGATGGTATTGCTGTTGTTAGCCCAAAATCTGTAATTGATTTGATTGATACTGTTGTGGTGAATCTAGGTGATTTACTGAAGGTTTATTGTTCTAGTTCACTACTTTTTGTTCCTGAGCCCAACAAAGAAATTGCCGATGTTTTTAAGGAGTTGAAGTTACTGAGAAATTTTGTGTGCTTTGTTTCAGAAAGCAAATATACTGATTTCTTCACGCATTTTTTAGAGGTGGTCAGCTACGCAGGAATGGTTGCCTGGTTGTATCTCCCAAGTAATGGTACTGGTGAAAATCAAGAAATGAATTATCTGCCTTTTAATCTTCTGCAGATGAAGATTAAGCCCACTGATCCAAGCACCCATAAGATTTATATTGATGTGCTGCTAGCTCTACGATTTGAATGGCATCCGATTATCCAAATTGAGCATGTAGCTGGTTTTGTGGAGACTCTTCAATACAACTTGAAGACACTACCGATTAGTAATCCCAATACTCATCAAATAGCAGCCCTTCAGGAGATGCTGAACCTCTTAGTTGCCAATCTGTCCATACAAGATCTGGAATTTCACCTTCAAGATATTGATTCTGTGTTGATTGATTCTGGACTTCTTGTTTACTCGTTATGTGACGATGTGACATTAGGGAAAGTGACTATCGATTTGCCAGGTACCATTCAGCACATCAAGATATTGATCTACCACATCATCCGGAAGGAGTTCCAGTCTAATTTGCCAAGGATTCATGGACTAGGCTATGTTGACTTTGTCTTAAACAATCTGAAGGAGTTCCAAGACCGTTATCCAGATTCACTTGCTTTCTTCAAGACtcaacttcaaatgattcaaaCTGAACTGGAGGGCTTGCAACCTTTTCTGAGGTCTGTTGCAGAACAGCAATACAGTAATGAACTTCAGCATTCTGTGGCACTACTGATTAGTAAATCATACGAGGTAGAATATATTGTTGATGCGTGTGTGATCAAGAAAGTTCCTGAATGGTGTCTCGAGCTTTGGCTCGTGGACATCATAAAGGACATTAGAGCACAGGCATCAGAGATACAACTAAAGGAAATGGTTGAGGTTGGAGTGTCACCTTATACCGTTGCTGCTGACACTTCCTGTAAGTCATCAAAATTGTCAAAAACATCGGCGATCAATGAAAACATTGTAGGCTTTGGGGATGAGATCGAAACCCTAAGAAACCAACTAACAGGGCGATCCAGAGAACTGGACATTATCCCAATTGTTGGTATGCCTGGAGCGGGAAAGACAACTTTGGCCAAAAGACTCTATTTTGACAAGTTAGTTGTCTCGCACTTTGATATTCGTGCACAATGCCATGTTTCTCCAGCATATTCGAAGAGGGACTCTTTACTGTCTCTTCTGGCGATGCTACATATTGATGAGACCTCTCTTCATAGTAAAGAGACTGATGAATTAGAAGATATCATTTACAGAAGTTTGCACTCCCGAAGATATCTTATATTCCTTGATGACGTATGGGATCAGAGGGTGTGGGGTGATTTAAAACATAACTTCCCTGATAACAATAATGGAAGTAGAATTCTTCTTACAACGAGAAATCATGTTGTTGCCAACTATGCTAAATTAGTTAGTGAACCTCTTCGTCTTCGCTTCTTGACCTATGAAGAAAGTTGGGACCTACTAAAAATAAAAGTGTTTGGCAAGGAAAGTTGTTCTCCTCTCCTTGAAAATGTTGGACAAAAAATAGCCAGAAAGTGTGAAGGTCTGCCTCTGTCGGTTGTTTCAGTAGCTGGTGttctctcaaagatcaagaaGACAGAAGAATGTTGGAGTCAAGTGGCTAAGGGTTTAGGTTCCTACATTGGCAGTGAGACAAAGGCTATAATTGAACAAAGTTATAAGCATTTGCCCTATCATCTGAAGCCTTGCATCCTATATTTTGGAACATTTTTAGAGGACGAGGaaatcaatgtttcaaagttAACATGGTTGTGGACTGGAGAAGGATTTGTAAAGGATCTCGAAGGCGAAAGTTTGCAGAACATTGCAAAAGCTTACTTGGAGGATCTTATTTCTAGAAACCTAGTGATGAATGCTAAGAAGAGTTCTGATGGTAAGGTCAAATCATGTCGTATTCATGGTCTATTGCTTGATTTCTGCAAGAGAAAAGCAGAGGAAGAGCACTTTCTACTATGGATAAAACG GGATGGAAACGACAAGTATTCATCAGGTATATCCTCTCAGAAGCAGCTTGCACAACGTCGTCTGGTCTTCTATTGTAAAGAGGAGAATCTTGTAAAATGGAGTTCGTCTTGCACACCTGTTGACTCTGTACTTTACAGAGAAGACAAAAGAATAGACGTTTCTAGTCGCCAAGTTTCACAACTTTTTCACAACTTCAAGTTTCTTAAAGTGTTGGATTTGGAGTCCATTGTTATCTGTTCTTTCCCAACTGTGCTAGTTTACTTGAGATATTTTTCTGCGCAAACTGCTCATGATTCAATGACATCGCTCATATCCAATCTTTGGAACCTTGAAACGTTGATACTCAAGCCAACAAAAGGAAAGTTGAAACTACCCGTTACAATTTGGAAGATGGTTAAATTGAGACATTTGTGCATCGATAACAGCTGTTTCACTTTAAATGGTGTGGAAGGATTACTTGAGAAGTTGGAAGTACTTTCTTCTCCATATTTGTCATGTGCAAATGATGTGGAATTGCTATCGCGAAAAACACCAAATATTCAGGAACTAATATGCTCATTTGTGGATTTTAGACAAGAATATTTCCCTAAATTGGGTTTCCTAACACGGCTTAAGACACTCGAGATTCATTTGGCAGCAGATTCAACGGTAGTTGGTCCATACAACTTTCCACCAAGTCTCAGAAATTTGACACTATCCAACTTTTTCCTGGGCAGTTGTCACGAATCCAACATTTCAAGGCTTCCCAACCTTCACGTGCTGAAACTGGTATCAATTTTCTTTGACAATGACAAATGGGAAGTAGGAGATGGCGAGTTCTTTAAACTCAAGGTCTTGAAGCTAGTAAAGTGTGAATTTTTCGAAGAATGGAAAACTTCAGATTACGCCTTTCCTGGACTTGAACATTTGGTTTTGCGCGAATGCCCATATCTTAAGGAGGTTCCTTCTTCTTTTCAAAACATTGATACTCTAAAGTCCATCAAGGTAAAGTCATGCAATGAATCTGTTGAGCGATCAGCCACAAAAATCAAACAATTTCCGGAAGAATTTGGGGCTGCCGATGTATCAG GAGGCCACTGGAAAATGGATGGGTCAACAGTCCAAGGCACCAGCAGCATGGACTCATTTTTGCGGAAATATAAACTCGGGAAAACTCTTGGCATTGGATTGTTTGGCAAAGTTAAAATAGCTGTACATAACTTAACTGGGCACAAAGTTGTTGTCAAGATTCTTAATCGTAAAAAAATCAGGAACATGGAAGAAAAAATCCGAAGAGAAATCAAACTATTGAGATTGTTAATGCATCCTCATATTATACGGCTTTATGAGGTCATAGAGAGACCATCAGCTATATATGTCGTGATGGAGTATGCGAAATCTGGCGAGCTGTTTGATTACATTGTCGAGAAGGGCAGATTGCAGGAGGATGAAGCTCGTAATTTTTTTCAGCAGATAATATCTGGTGTGGAGTACTGTCATAGAAACATGGTGGTTCATAGAGACCTTAGGCCTGAAAACCTCCTCCTGGATTCCAAATGGAATTTGAAGATAGCAGATTTTGGTTTGGGCAATATCATGCGCGATGGTCATTTTCTTAAGACAAGCTGTGGAAGTCCAAACTATGCTGCCCCAGAGGTTATATCAGGTAAATTGTATGCTGGCCCTGAGGTAGATGTATGGAGCTGTGGCGTTATTCTTTATGCTCTTCTCTGTGGCACCCTTCCATTTGATGATGAAAACATTCCCaatctttttaagaaaataaagggCGCAATATATGCTTTACCCAACGATTTATCAGCTGGTGCAAGGGATTTGATTCCAAGGATGCTTATAGTCGATCCAATGAAGCGAATAACTATTCCTGAGATTCGCCTGCACCCTTGGTTCCAGGCTCATTTGCCACGTTATTTGGCCGTGCCTCCACCAGATACAATGCAACAAGCAAAGAAGATCGATGAAGAGATTCTTCAGGAGGTGGTTAAGATGGGATTTGACAGGAACAACCTTACTGAATCTCTTCGCAATAGAGTTCAAAATGAGGGCACTGTTGCCTACTATTTGCTACTTGACAATCACCACCGTGTTTCCACTGGCTATCTTGGAGCTGAATTTCAGGAGTCCATGGAATACAACCGGATCAATTCAAATGAAACCGTTGCTTCTCCTGTTGGGAAATGCCTCCCTGGAATAATGGATTATCAGCAAGCTGGTGCTAGGCAGTTTCCCGTTGGAAGAAAATGGGCTCTTGGCCTCCAGTCTGGCGCGCATCCACGTGAAATAATGACTGAAGTTCTGAAAGCTCTGCAAGAACTGAATGCATGTTGGAAAAAGATTGGTCCGTATAACATGAAATGTCGCTGGGTTCCTAGCATACCCGGTCATCATGAAGGCATGGGTATTAATTCCATGCACGGGAGTCGGTTCTTTGGAGACGATTCAGCCATCGTTGAGAATGATGATGCCACTAAATTAATAAATGTGGTCAAGTTTGAAGTTCAGCTTTACAAAACTAGGGAGGGAAAGTACCTGATTGACCTTCAGTGGCTTCAGGGTTCACAGTTCCTCTTCTTGGATCTCTGTGCTGCTTTTCTTGCTCAGCTTCGAGCAGAGCCTTCGAGTCCTTTGAAGTCTCTGAAATAA